A region of Streptomyces sp. NBC_01264 DNA encodes the following proteins:
- a CDS encoding 4'-phosphopantetheinyl transferase family protein: MDAWLVDLDEHAWSPARYANTGTRPGGKARATPEESRRAAEFTCASATRRFLRARLAVRELLGERLAVPPGELRVAHTSGGKPYLPDHPHLHISWSRSERLLLLAAADTGPIGVDIEWLRPMPAALDVLATVYPALPVTAEPEAFLPAWTLLEAAVKATGLGLTRGAKDVDLALGPGNTVSLRSIVGHGPPDAWYGHTEPLAASGALPAAVAAVVTRDRPPMSLNQLLGRDRPTPALASAGSPDDFVLTL, translated from the coding sequence ATGGACGCATGGCTGGTGGATCTGGACGAGCATGCGTGGTCACCCGCACGGTACGCGAACACCGGCACCCGCCCGGGCGGCAAGGCCCGTGCGACACCGGAAGAGAGCAGGCGCGCGGCGGAGTTCACCTGCGCGTCCGCCACCCGCCGCTTCCTGCGGGCCCGGCTGGCGGTGCGGGAGCTCCTGGGGGAACGGCTCGCCGTCCCCCCGGGGGAGCTGCGCGTCGCGCATACGTCAGGCGGAAAACCGTATCTGCCGGACCATCCGCACCTGCACATCAGCTGGTCGCGCTCGGAACGGCTGCTGCTCCTCGCGGCGGCCGACACCGGCCCGATCGGCGTGGACATCGAATGGCTGCGGCCGATGCCCGCCGCCCTGGACGTGCTCGCCACGGTCTACCCCGCACTGCCGGTCACCGCCGAACCGGAGGCCTTCCTCCCGGCATGGACCCTGCTGGAGGCCGCGGTCAAGGCGACCGGCCTCGGGCTGACCCGGGGCGCGAAGGACGTCGATCTCGCACTTGGCCCCGGCAACACGGTGTCGCTGCGCAGCATCGTCGGCCACGGGCCCCCGGACGCCTGGTACGGCCATACGGAACCACTCGCGGCCAGCGGCGCGCTCCCGGCGGCCGTGGCCGCCGTGGTCACTCGGGACCGGCCCCCGATGTCTCTGAACCAGCTGCTCGGGAGGGACCGGCCGACGCCGGCGCTCGCCTCCGCGGGCAGCCCGGACGACTTCGTCCTGACCCTGTGA
- a CDS encoding DEAD/DEAH box helicase: MEREARHHLRGVVEDVSGWHKLAMGIVQQREPVETAAEDAARQFLGRVASLGTTTTTTWRVLQVSPSDVDLATALACRQALPVLTANAQQGIDQLTDDASRALMAVRALFGARRIFSGKGRKDEAGQAATYLASLHERAANTGLITEMEGLAAWDRRSVPAVGPSAILDDTVGFSHRLGAQAELIGRHELDAAKTAIGSIDRALNREDKFRTAVNTAGNAVRQTEVRKLVAEMPVERLKEATHGQLRITALVDAGIRNVQQVLDQKSRIRTLPGVGETTGTRMIGAAQTIWQTTMDEMPVRIDIKNRSQATTKLLKTMQAWDAARSIRSATADLAAADAVRPLLQSLDPQTSHVVLVPKARTVAELRAALAAVELRGAVLDSRAGVAGGDPWEDFSARPADYYAMLAELGFLADDAETSQGDLPAEIVEAVRELKLDATHLKASLRGYQSFGARFAIVQRKVIIGDEMGLGKTVESLAVLAHLRAKGSSHFLVVCPASVVTNWVREVQAKSDLRAYRLHGPGRDDALKSWIRNGGVAVTTYDILGWLEGRIPESAEPACLVFDEAHYIKNPDAQRTRRSTALIHTSERAILLTGTPLENRIEEFRNLVGYLRPDLSISASELAPRQFRKQVAPAYLRRNQEDVLTELPERVDVDEWIPMSSADEQHYRTAVIEGNFMAMRQAALRAGAKSAKMQRLIDIVQEAEDNERKVLVFSYFRDVLDEVAAILPGKVFGPLTGSVPAAKRQSMVDEFSQAHHGAVLVAQIVAGGVGLNIQAASVVVICEPQLKPTTEWQAIGRSHRMGQLESVQVHRLLSEEGVDQRIVEILARKNQLFAEFARVSETADSAPEAYDITDAELAREIVAAERERLLAGG; this comes from the coding sequence ATGGAGCGGGAAGCACGTCATCACCTGCGTGGTGTGGTGGAAGACGTCAGCGGGTGGCACAAGCTCGCGATGGGGATCGTCCAGCAACGTGAGCCCGTCGAGACAGCGGCGGAGGACGCCGCCAGGCAGTTCCTCGGTCGAGTGGCTTCGCTCGGGACCACAACCACCACTACATGGCGCGTATTGCAGGTCTCGCCGTCCGATGTCGACCTGGCGACCGCGCTGGCCTGCCGTCAGGCGCTTCCGGTGCTCACGGCCAACGCCCAGCAGGGCATCGACCAATTGACCGACGACGCCAGCCGGGCGCTGATGGCCGTCCGTGCACTCTTCGGTGCCCGCCGGATATTTTCGGGCAAGGGCCGCAAGGACGAAGCGGGGCAGGCTGCGACCTACCTCGCATCCCTTCACGAGCGGGCTGCGAACACCGGACTCATCACCGAGATGGAAGGCCTGGCGGCATGGGACAGAAGGAGCGTCCCCGCAGTCGGGCCATCGGCCATCCTCGATGACACGGTCGGCTTCAGCCACCGCCTCGGCGCCCAAGCCGAACTCATCGGACGCCATGAACTGGACGCCGCCAAGACCGCGATCGGCTCGATCGATAGGGCCCTGAACCGCGAGGACAAGTTCAGAACGGCGGTCAACACCGCCGGCAATGCCGTCCGACAGACCGAGGTGCGCAAGCTGGTCGCCGAGATGCCCGTCGAGCGGCTCAAGGAAGCAACCCACGGCCAACTACGCATCACGGCGCTGGTCGACGCCGGAATCAGGAACGTGCAGCAAGTCCTCGACCAGAAGTCACGGATTCGAACGCTCCCCGGGGTCGGTGAGACGACGGGCACCCGGATGATCGGCGCCGCGCAGACCATCTGGCAGACCACGATGGACGAGATGCCAGTCCGCATCGACATCAAGAACCGATCCCAGGCCACCACGAAGCTCCTGAAGACAATGCAGGCCTGGGATGCGGCACGCTCGATCCGCAGCGCGACAGCGGACCTCGCCGCCGCTGACGCGGTACGACCACTCCTCCAGAGTCTTGATCCCCAGACCTCCCACGTCGTTCTCGTCCCCAAGGCCCGGACCGTAGCCGAGTTGCGTGCCGCGCTGGCGGCCGTCGAGCTCCGCGGGGCGGTGCTCGACAGTAGGGCTGGCGTCGCAGGCGGTGATCCTTGGGAAGATTTCAGCGCCCGGCCGGCCGACTACTACGCGATGCTCGCAGAGCTCGGGTTCCTGGCCGACGACGCCGAGACGAGCCAAGGCGACCTGCCGGCCGAGATCGTCGAGGCGGTCAGGGAACTCAAGCTCGACGCCACCCACCTGAAGGCGTCCCTGCGCGGATACCAGTCATTCGGTGCACGCTTCGCAATCGTGCAGCGGAAGGTCATCATCGGCGACGAGATGGGTCTGGGAAAGACGGTCGAGTCACTCGCCGTGCTCGCCCACTTGCGCGCCAAGGGCTCCTCCCATTTCCTGGTCGTGTGCCCCGCCTCCGTCGTGACCAACTGGGTGCGCGAAGTCCAGGCGAAGTCCGATCTGCGCGCGTATCGCCTGCACGGGCCGGGGCGCGATGACGCGCTGAAGTCCTGGATCCGGAACGGAGGAGTCGCGGTCACCACCTACGACATCCTCGGTTGGCTGGAAGGCCGGATTCCCGAAAGTGCCGAACCCGCATGCCTGGTGTTCGACGAAGCGCACTACATCAAGAATCCGGATGCCCAGCGAACCCGGCGCTCCACAGCCCTCATCCATACATCGGAGCGAGCGATCCTCCTGACCGGCACCCCGCTGGAGAACCGGATCGAGGAATTCCGCAATCTCGTCGGCTACCTCAGGCCGGATCTGTCGATCAGTGCCTCGGAACTCGCTCCTCGCCAGTTCCGGAAGCAGGTGGCACCGGCCTACCTGCGGCGCAATCAGGAAGACGTCCTGACCGAGCTCCCGGAGCGGGTGGATGTCGACGAGTGGATTCCGATGTCCAGCGCCGATGAGCAGCACTACCGAACGGCTGTCATCGAGGGCAACTTCATGGCCATGCGCCAGGCCGCGCTGCGCGCCGGCGCCAAGTCCGCGAAGATGCAGCGCCTCATCGACATCGTCCAGGAGGCAGAGGACAACGAGCGCAAGGTGCTGGTCTTCTCGTACTTCCGTGACGTCCTCGATGAGGTGGCGGCGATCCTTCCGGGGAAAGTGTTCGGGCCTCTTACCGGCTCCGTACCCGCCGCGAAGCGACAGAGCATGGTCGATGAGTTCTCCCAAGCCCACCACGGGGCCGTCCTCGTCGCCCAGATCGTGGCAGGCGGCGTCGGTCTGAACATTCAGGCGGCATCGGTCGTCGTGATCTGCGAGCCCCAGCTCAAGCCGACGACCGAATGGCAAGCCATCGGCCGCTCCCACAGGATGGGGCAGCTGGAGTCGGTACAGGTACACCGCCTGCTCTCCGAAGAAGGCGTCGACCAGCGCATCGTCGAGATCCTGGCGCGCAAGAATCAACTCTTTGCGGAGTTCGCCCGCGTCTCCGAAACCGCCGACAGCGCCCCGGAGGCATACGACATCACGGACGCCGAGCTGGCACGGGAGATCGTGGCGGCCGAGCGCGAGCGCCTGCTCGCGGGCGGCTGA
- a CDS encoding C45 family autoproteolytic acyltransferase/hydolase: MTGGGEIPLIHASGDPFAVGRAHGEALALPLRTFLDDSLCRLNKVMQEPVSLDGLLPSIAAYRAAVTAAVPALADEVSGLAAGAGIGESEAWLLQLRREIMGYRKVPTMGDCTTYARTGAGGPVLAQTIDLNGDLDDYLSVLKVERSDRPGRRSLVLSFGGLLGYLGLNSDGLAIGLNLVLGGDWRPGVPPYLAIRHLLDSAASVTEALEILRGLPLASSRTLVLCDRERVVYVEVLGDELRVVEGPEAVHANHFLHPDFVADDEINVFARNSSVRRLKAADAGLAALPPGAGAEEHFGLLSLPPIRVPDRGDIRAERTVAAVVMLPDRGELHIRPGDPALSATQVFSL, encoded by the coding sequence ATGACCGGGGGCGGGGAGATACCCCTCATCCACGCGTCGGGCGACCCGTTCGCCGTGGGACGTGCCCACGGTGAGGCCCTCGCCCTTCCCCTCCGCACCTTCCTCGACGACTCGCTCTGCCGGCTGAACAAGGTCATGCAGGAGCCGGTCTCGCTGGACGGTCTGCTGCCGTCGATCGCCGCCTACCGGGCGGCGGTCACAGCGGCGGTCCCGGCCCTGGCCGACGAGGTCTCCGGCCTCGCGGCCGGGGCCGGGATCGGGGAGAGCGAAGCCTGGCTGCTGCAGCTGCGCCGGGAGATCATGGGCTACCGCAAGGTGCCCACCATGGGCGACTGCACGACGTACGCCCGCACCGGTGCGGGCGGCCCGGTCCTCGCCCAGACCATCGACCTCAACGGTGATCTGGACGACTACCTGAGTGTGCTGAAGGTGGAGCGGTCCGACCGGCCCGGGCGGCGCTCGCTCGTCCTGAGCTTCGGCGGGCTGCTCGGCTACCTCGGTCTCAACAGCGACGGCCTCGCGATCGGCCTCAATCTGGTGCTGGGCGGCGACTGGCGCCCCGGCGTGCCGCCGTACCTCGCCATCCGGCACCTGCTGGACTCGGCGGCCAGTGTCACCGAGGCCCTGGAGATCCTGCGCGGGCTGCCGCTGGCCAGCTCCCGCACGCTCGTCCTGTGCGACCGCGAGCGCGTCGTCTACGTCGAGGTCCTCGGCGACGAACTCCGCGTCGTGGAGGGCCCCGAGGCCGTGCACGCCAACCACTTCCTGCACCCCGACTTCGTCGCGGACGACGAGATCAACGTCTTCGCCCGCAACTCCTCGGTCCGCAGGCTGAAGGCGGCCGATGCCGGACTCGCCGCCCTGCCCCCGGGCGCGGGTGCCGAGGAGCACTTCGGGCTGCTGTCGCTGCCGCCGATCCGCGTACCCGACCGGGGCGACATCCGCGCCGAGCGGACCGTCGCGGCCGTCGTGATGCTGCCGGACCGGGGCGAGCTGCACATACGACCCGGGGATCCGGCGCTCAGTGCCACCCAGGTCTTCAGCCTGTAG